One genomic segment of Hordeum vulgare subsp. vulgare chromosome 2H, MorexV3_pseudomolecules_assembly, whole genome shotgun sequence includes these proteins:
- the LOC123427010 gene encoding isocitrate dehydrogenase [NAD] regulatory subunit 1, mitochondrial-like isoform X2: MARRSAPLLRRLVASAPSLPGHGGGARRTVTYMPRPGDGTPRPVTLIPGDGIGPLVTGAVEQVMEAMHAPVYFETYDVHGDMPAVPPAVIESIRRNKVCLKGGLATPVGGGVSSLNMQLRKELDLFASLVNCANVPGLPTRHKNVDIVVIRENTEGEYSGLEHEVVPGVVESLKFCSERIAKYAFEYAYLNYRKKVTAVHKANIMKLADGLFLESCREIAAKYPSIEYNEIIVDNCCMQLVSRPEQFDVMVTPNLYGNLVANTAAGLVGGTGVMPGGNVGQDHAIFEQGASAGNVGNDNLVEQQKANPVALLLSSAMMLRHLQFPSFADRLETAVKRVVAEGQYRTKDLGGTSTTQEVTDAVIANLD; this comes from the exons ATGGCGCGGCGATCCGCACCGCTCCTCCGCCGCCTGGTCGCCTCCGCGCCGTCCCTCCCTggccacggcggcggcgcgcgccgCACGGTGACCTACATGCCCCGGCCGGGCGACGGCACCCCGCGCCCCGTCACGCTCATCCCGGGCGACGGCATCGGGCCCCTCGTCACAGGCGCCGTGGAGCAGGTCATGGAGGCCATGCACGCGCCCGTCTACTTCGAGACATACGACGTCCACGGCGACATGCCCGCCGTGCCGCCCGCGGTCATCGAGTCCATCCGCCGCAACAAGGTCTGCCTCAAGGGCGGCCTCGCCACCCCCGTCGGCGGGGGCGTCTCCTCCCTCAACATGCAGCTCCGCAAGGAGCTCGACCTCTTCGCCTCCCTCGTCAACTGCGCCAACGTCCCCGGCCTGCCCACCAGGCACAAGAACGTCGACATCGTCGTCATCAGGGAGAACACCGAGGGCGAGTACTCGGGCCTCGAGCACGAGGTCGTCCCGGGGGTCGTCGAGAGCCTCAAG TTTTGCTCTGAGAGGATTGCCAAATATGCCTTCGAGTATGCTTACCTTAACTACCGGAAGAAAGTCACAGCAGTGCATAAAGCAAACATCATGAAACTTGCTGATGGTTTGTTCTTGGAGTCTTGCCGTGAGATTGCCGCTAAATATCCAAGTATTGAGTATAACGAAATCATTGTTGACAACTGCTGCATGCAACTTGTTTCAAGGCCTGAGCAATTTGATGTTATG GTTACGCCTAACCTTTACGGCAATTTGGTTGCCAACACAGCTGCAGGTCTTGTTGGAGGAACAGGTGTCATGCCAGGAG GTAATGTGGGTCAGGATCATGCCATCTTCGAGCAAGGTGCTTCTGCAGGAAATGTGGGAAACGACAATCTTGTAGAGCAGCAGAAAGCAAACCCTGTCGCCCTGCTCCTGTCGTCCGCGATGATGTTGAGGCATTTGCAGTTCCCGTCATTCGCTGACCGTCTGGAAACTGCGGTGAAGCGCGTCGTTGCAGAAGGCCAGTACAGAACAAAGGATCTAGGCGGCACCAGCACCACCCAGGAAGTTACTGATGCAGTGATCGCTAATCTGGATTAG
- the LOC123427010 gene encoding isocitrate dehydrogenase [NAD] regulatory subunit 1, mitochondrial-like isoform X1 encodes MARRSAPLLRRLVASAPSLPGHGGGARRTVTYMPRPGDGTPRPVTLIPGDGIGPLVTGAVEQVMEAMHAPVYFETYDVHGDMPAVPPAVIESIRRNKVCLKGGLATPVGGGVSSLNMQLRKELDLFASLVNCANVPGLPTRHKNVDIVVIRENTEGEYSGLEHEVVPGVVESLKVITKFCSERIAKYAFEYAYLNYRKKVTAVHKANIMKLADGLFLESCREIAAKYPSIEYNEIIVDNCCMQLVSRPEQFDVMVTPNLYGNLVANTAAGLVGGTGVMPGGNVGQDHAIFEQGASAGNVGNDNLVEQQKANPVALLLSSAMMLRHLQFPSFADRLETAVKRVVAEGQYRTKDLGGTSTTQEVTDAVIANLD; translated from the exons ATGGCGCGGCGATCCGCACCGCTCCTCCGCCGCCTGGTCGCCTCCGCGCCGTCCCTCCCTggccacggcggcggcgcgcgccgCACGGTGACCTACATGCCCCGGCCGGGCGACGGCACCCCGCGCCCCGTCACGCTCATCCCGGGCGACGGCATCGGGCCCCTCGTCACAGGCGCCGTGGAGCAGGTCATGGAGGCCATGCACGCGCCCGTCTACTTCGAGACATACGACGTCCACGGCGACATGCCCGCCGTGCCGCCCGCGGTCATCGAGTCCATCCGCCGCAACAAGGTCTGCCTCAAGGGCGGCCTCGCCACCCCCGTCGGCGGGGGCGTCTCCTCCCTCAACATGCAGCTCCGCAAGGAGCTCGACCTCTTCGCCTCCCTCGTCAACTGCGCCAACGTCCCCGGCCTGCCCACCAGGCACAAGAACGTCGACATCGTCGTCATCAGGGAGAACACCGAGGGCGAGTACTCGGGCCTCGAGCACGAGGTCGTCCCGGGGGTCGTCGAGAGCCTCAAG GTGATCACGAAGTTTTGCTCTGAGAGGATTGCCAAATATGCCTTCGAGTATGCTTACCTTAACTACCGGAAGAAAGTCACAGCAGTGCATAAAGCAAACATCATGAAACTTGCTGATGGTTTGTTCTTGGAGTCTTGCCGTGAGATTGCCGCTAAATATCCAAGTATTGAGTATAACGAAATCATTGTTGACAACTGCTGCATGCAACTTGTTTCAAGGCCTGAGCAATTTGATGTTATG GTTACGCCTAACCTTTACGGCAATTTGGTTGCCAACACAGCTGCAGGTCTTGTTGGAGGAACAGGTGTCATGCCAGGAG GTAATGTGGGTCAGGATCATGCCATCTTCGAGCAAGGTGCTTCTGCAGGAAATGTGGGAAACGACAATCTTGTAGAGCAGCAGAAAGCAAACCCTGTCGCCCTGCTCCTGTCGTCCGCGATGATGTTGAGGCATTTGCAGTTCCCGTCATTCGCTGACCGTCTGGAAACTGCGGTGAAGCGCGTCGTTGCAGAAGGCCAGTACAGAACAAAGGATCTAGGCGGCACCAGCACCACCCAGGAAGTTACTGATGCAGTGATCGCTAATCTGGATTAG